Proteins encoded within one genomic window of Candidatus Epulonipiscium sp.:
- the flgK gene encoding flagellar hook-associated protein FlgK: MNSSFFGINIGAQALYTARTALDVTSHNISNMGTEGYSRQIAKQKATMPIPLGTGKGMVGTGSEVYDIVRQRDVYLDTKFWNENKMLGEFTIKRTQLSLIEGIFNEPSDEGFNTIFNDFFSAFQEVADNPESMEARNGLKEQALTFTKFFNDAATRLKEYQKDINFEIGVRVKDINTIAQKIESLNREIFRYERHGDKANDLRDQRDLLVDRLSRIVNTEAKEIEAQTPSGEMQKQFIVSINGQTLVNHFTYNQLEIKVRESKNNPTDAENLYDIYWGGGVKFDTTSPTLSGEIKGYMDIRDGNNNNGFKGKIESVDIDTREIVIANASKGDMNETGEIKINGKAYKYSSFNYDEDSKKVTMILEMETPIEPGSLENQEVQIGSDMGYKGIPHYMNRLNEFVRTFARAFNEGKTRGGKEIPEMTGHAGGYGLNGETENHFFAYRNADGNIKNMTTGIDYETLTAENFTLSKDIDDVANIAAAKEKGLKGDGRMMQELFSIKINTEVFNEGTPGSYMESIMGELGVNTKQAVMIEDMQINISKIVENQRMSVSGVDSNEEMTNLIKFNQAYNMAAKMISVMDAIYDVTINRMGVS; encoded by the coding sequence TTGAACTCTTCGTTTTTTGGAATAAATATCGGAGCCCAGGCTTTATATACAGCTAGAACAGCCTTAGACGTAACTTCCCATAATATATCAAACATGGGTACGGAGGGTTACTCAAGACAAATAGCAAAACAAAAAGCAACCATGCCCATTCCCCTAGGAACAGGGAAGGGGATGGTTGGAACGGGCTCAGAAGTATATGATATAGTAAGGCAAAGAGATGTATATTTAGACACTAAGTTTTGGAATGAAAATAAAATGCTTGGGGAATTTACCATAAAAAGAACCCAGCTTTCATTGATAGAAGGGATTTTCAATGAGCCTTCAGATGAAGGATTTAATACAATTTTTAATGACTTTTTCAGTGCTTTCCAAGAAGTGGCAGATAACCCAGAAAGCATGGAGGCGAGAAATGGGCTGAAGGAACAAGCCTTAACTTTTACCAAGTTCTTTAATGATGCAGCCACAAGATTAAAAGAGTATCAAAAAGATATTAATTTTGAAATTGGGGTAAGGGTAAAAGACATAAACACCATTGCTCAAAAGATAGAAAGTCTAAATAGGGAAATTTTCCGTTACGAAAGACATGGGGATAAAGCTAATGATTTAAGGGACCAAAGAGACCTATTGGTTGACAGACTTTCTAGAATCGTAAATACTGAAGCCAAAGAAATAGAAGCTCAAACCCCATCGGGGGAAATGCAGAAACAATTTATAGTATCTATCAATGGACAAACCCTAGTAAACCACTTTACATACAATCAATTGGAGATAAAAGTTAGGGAAAGTAAAAACAATCCAACAGATGCAGAGAATTTGTATGATATTTACTGGGGGGGTGGGGTGAAATTTGACACCACCAGCCCAACCTTAAGTGGAGAGATAAAGGGATACATGGATATAAGGGATGGTAATAATAACAATGGGTTTAAAGGCAAAATAGAATCAGTAGACATTGATACAAGAGAAATAGTAATAGCAAATGCATCCAAAGGGGATATGAATGAAACAGGCGAGATTAAGATTAATGGTAAAGCCTATAAATACTCCTCATTTAATTATGATGAAGATAGTAAAAAAGTAACTATGATACTGGAGATGGAAACTCCAATAGAACCAGGTTCACTTGAAAATCAAGAGGTACAAATAGGTTCTGATATGGGTTACAAAGGAATTCCTCATTATATGAACAGACTTAATGAATTTGTAAGAACCTTCGCTAGGGCATTTAATGAAGGAAAAACCAGAGGCGGAAAAGAAATACCAGAAATGACTGGCCATGCCGGTGGTTATGGTCTAAATGGTGAAACGGAAAATCACTTTTTTGCATATAGGAACGCAGATGGAAATATTAAGAATATGACCACGGGCATAGATTACGAAACCCTGACAGCAGAAAACTTTACCCTTTCAAAAGATATAGATGATGTAGCCAATATTGCAGCAGCTAAAGAAAAGGGACTTAAGGGCGATGGAAGAATGATGCAGGAACTCTTTTCTATAAAGATAAACACAGAAGTATTTAACGAAGGAACCCCGGGTTCTTATATGGAATCCATCATGGGGGAATTAGGGGTAAACACAAAACAAGCAGTTATGATTGAAGATATGCAAATCAACATATCAAAGATTGTAGAAAACCAACGGATGTCCGTATCCGGAGTAGACAGTAACGAAGAAATGACCAACCTAATTAAATTTAATCAAGCCTATAATATGGCAGCAAAAATGATTAGTGTCATGGATGCTATATACGATGTAACCATCAATCGCATGGGAGTTAGTTAA
- the flgK gene encoding flagellar hook-associated protein FlgK, with the protein MSSMASLSRVISGLNASQTGLEVTGHNLANANTAGYVRQQVLQNDSFYMVVGRNGKDLLSVGAGTDVTEIRQIRDEFLDKAYRTQISSQQFYKVQYDAVMEIETILGEVDGESFSGVLRDFWGQLQNLSTAPQDQSIRTQFIQSASVLVDKVNYIDEKLTDYQNSLNLQIKEAVGRINYLAEGIKELNEKISKYEIGGDRANDLRDQRNNLLDELAQYIEISYKEDKAGRVDVLAEGHTLVSGNLVSKITTTGIDSSTVSSFIKPVWEADNSEVIRFNKPIGAEFQNDTGKLKALLLTRGNTSADYRDTKDHEAYKKVEPYLIPRIQAEFDRLIHDLTIEINKVLTSPPPSDENGEPPKGLDGEKGVELFIAKETRDGKLYSAGNIIINPILLDNDGYKKLGLSYDGTVGDTQVVQELLDIWKRPNSTYDETIAHKLNFEDYYSEFVTRVAEGGNKASQKMDEKQVIVTSITNNRSSISDVSTDEEMTNLIKYQHAYNASARMVNIIDSMIDTIVNRTGLVGR; encoded by the coding sequence GTGAGTTCAATGGCGAGTTTATCCAGGGTCATATCCGGCCTTAATGCAAGTCAGACAGGACTTGAAGTAACAGGGCATAATTTAGCCAATGCCAATACCGCGGGATATGTAAGACAACAGGTACTACAAAATGATAGTTTTTATATGGTAGTTGGGCGAAATGGAAAGGACCTTCTTTCTGTTGGAGCCGGAACCGATGTAACCGAGATAAGGCAAATTCGAGATGAGTTTTTAGATAAAGCATATAGGACCCAAATTTCTTCACAGCAATTTTACAAGGTTCAATATGATGCAGTAATGGAAATAGAAACTATATTAGGGGAAGTAGATGGAGAAAGTTTTAGCGGTGTTTTAAGGGATTTTTGGGGACAACTGCAAAACCTTTCTACAGCACCCCAAGACCAAAGTATAAGAACCCAATTTATACAAAGTGCCAGTGTTTTAGTAGATAAGGTTAACTATATTGATGAAAAACTTACGGACTATCAAAATAGCCTAAACTTACAGATAAAAGAAGCAGTAGGCAGGATTAATTATTTAGCAGAGGGTATAAAGGAGCTAAATGAAAAAATTTCAAAATATGAGATAGGTGGGGACCGAGCAAACGATTTAAGGGATCAAAGAAATAATCTTCTAGATGAACTAGCACAGTATATCGAGATATCATATAAAGAAGATAAGGCAGGCAGAGTAGATGTTCTAGCAGAAGGACATACCTTAGTATCGGGAAATCTAGTATCAAAAATAACTACAACGGGTATCGATTCAAGTACTGTCAGTTCATTTATAAAACCTGTCTGGGAAGCAGATAATTCAGAAGTAATCAGGTTTAACAAACCAATAGGAGCAGAATTTCAAAATGATACAGGAAAATTAAAGGCTCTCCTTTTAACAAGGGGTAATACCTCAGCGGATTATAGAGATACCAAGGATCATGAGGCATATAAAAAGGTAGAACCTTATTTGATTCCTAGAATTCAAGCAGAATTTGACAGGTTAATTCATGATCTAACAATTGAAATCAATAAGGTATTAACTAGTCCACCGCCATCTGATGAAAATGGTGAACCACCAAAGGGTTTAGATGGAGAAAAAGGAGTGGAATTGTTTATTGCCAAGGAAACGAGGGATGGAAAGTTATATTCCGCAGGAAATATAATAATAAACCCCATTCTTTTAGATAATGATGGATATAAAAAGCTAGGCTTATCCTATGATGGGACTGTAGGGGATACTCAGGTTGTCCAGGAACTTTTAGATATATGGAAAAGGCCAAATTCAACCTATGATGAAACCATAGCCCATAAACTTAATTTTGAAGATTACTACTCGGAATTTGTCACTAGGGTTGCAGAAGGAGGCAATAAGGCCTCGCAAAAGATGGATGAAAAACAAGTTATAGTAACTAGCATAACCAATAATAGAAGTAGCATTTCAGATGTTTCAACGGATGAGGAAATGACAAATTTGATAAAATATCAGCATGCGTATAATGCATCTGCAAGGATGGTAAATATTATAGATTCTATGATTGATACCATTGTAAATCGAACTGGATTAGTAGGTAGATAG